A part of Oncorhynchus clarkii lewisi isolate Uvic-CL-2024 chromosome 17, UVic_Ocla_1.0, whole genome shotgun sequence genomic DNA contains:
- the LOC139370425 gene encoding CDGSH iron-sulfur domain-containing protein 3, mitochondrial-like, translating to MNTIMSDRVRKLVSATLIQPWTWPIITAPKVQLSSLSSEPVIASKKPFKVELVGGKRYSWCTCGHSKKQPFCDGTHKTKAQGLMPLRFIPEKDSKAWLCGCKYTANPPYCDGTHKQEFIQSALLPENTDS from the exons ATGAACACGATCATGTCAGACAGAGTGCGCAAATTAGTTTCTGCAACCTTGATACAACCTTGGACATGGCCGATTATTACCGCCCCAAAG GTCCAGCTCTCCAGTCTATCCAGTGAGCCTGTCATCGCTTCCAAAAAGCCTTTCAAGGTGGAGCTTGTAGGGGGAAAGCGTTACTCATGGTGCACTTGTGGACACAGCAAGAAACAG CCTTTCTGTGATGGAACCCACAAGACTAAAGCCCAGGGCCTGATGCCTCTGCGCTTCATCCCTGAGAAGGACTCCAAAGCTTGGCTGTGTGGCTGCAAGTACACCGCTAACCCACCATACTGCGATGGCACTCACAAGCAGGAATTCATCCAGTCTGCCCTGCTACCAGAGAACACCGACTCCTGA